A single window of Solenopsis invicta isolate M01_SB chromosome 3, UNIL_Sinv_3.0, whole genome shotgun sequence DNA harbors:
- the LOC120357368 gene encoding uncharacterized protein LOC120357368, which produces MICNQSCISCLCEWFRQRNALEISAMALYYVPIEACNKSTSSDSRYTPRILSRRFPLTLTSYKWIDIDISVTSVSCSVEISLGDTRGNRIILPYRTWRTLIEKRVDIERFVQSTETSSSIMIHDLNMQLVKLNEQSIVKLTLHDACIYLKPATVLFLYELEHCVEHVYFTLYQSIAIVTEKFKYFVNFLRQNCVVNKREAIHMLHKSYDKSSQIECELIAYAIDIIVHDALHTE; this is translated from the exons ATGATTTGCAATCAGTCTTGCATCAGTTGCTTGTGCGAATGGTTCAGACAACGCAATGCTCTTGAAATAAGCGCAATGGCACTTTATTACGTTCCGATCGAAGCGTGCAATAAATC CACGTCTTCAGATTCGCGGTATACACCGCGCATTCTAAGCAGAAGGTTCCCGTTAACCTTAACATcatacaaatggattgatattgACATCAGCGTGACATCAGTTTCatgctccgtggagatatcgctcggcgatacacgcggcaaccggattatTCTACCATACAGAACATGGAGAACTCTGATCGAGAAACGTGTTGAcatcgagcgattcgtccagtcaacggAAACATCATCATCGATAATGATACACGACCTTAACATGCAACTTGTTAAACTGAACGAacaaagtattgttaaattaacgttaCACGATGCATGTATTTATCTCAAGCCTGCAACCGTGCTATTCTTATACGAGTTAGAGCACTGCgttgaacatgtatattttacgttGTATCAAAGCATCGCTATcgtgactgagaaatttaaatatttcgtaaattttttgcgtcaaaactgtGTCGTAAATAAACGCGAAGCTATACATATGTTGCacaaatcttacgataagagttcgcagatCGAGTGCGAATTAATTGCTTATgctattgatattattgtacacGATGCATTGCatactgaataa